A genomic segment from Sphingomonas astaxanthinifaciens DSM 22298 encodes:
- the guaA gene encoding glutamine-hydrolyzing GMP synthase has translation MTVQPAESLLIVDFGSQVTQLIARRIREAGVYCEIAPFNAAEEAFHRLSPKGIIFSGGPSSVTWEDSPRAPQLLFDSGLPLLAICYGQQTLHQQLGGKVVTSDQKEFGRAFIEVVAPSALFDGLWQVGENHQVWMSHGDRVESLAPGFSVVARSEGAPYAIATNEAAKRYSLMFHPEVVHTPDGGKLLANFARHICGCSGEWSMAAYREQKIADIRAQVGSGRVICGLSGGVDSAVAAVLIHEAIGEQLTCVFVDHGLMRANEAEQVVSLFRGHYNIPLVHVQAEELFLSGLAGVSDPEAKRKFIGKTFIEVFEEEAKKIGGADFLAQGTLYPDVIESVSFTGGPSVTIKSHHNVGGLPERMNMKLVEPLRELFKDEVRALGVELGLPPAFVGRHPFPGPGLAIRIPGEVSKEKCDILRKADTIYLEEIRNAGLYDAIWQAFAVLLPVRTVGVMGDARTYDYVCGLRAVTSVDGMTADVYPFSAEFLSRVATRIVNEVQGINRVVYDYTSKPPGTIEWE, from the coding sequence TTGACCGTCCAGCCCGCCGAATCCCTCCTCATCGTCGACTTCGGCAGCCAGGTGACCCAGCTCATCGCGCGCCGCATCCGCGAAGCCGGCGTCTATTGCGAGATCGCTCCGTTCAACGCCGCCGAGGAGGCGTTCCACCGCCTTTCGCCCAAGGGGATCATCTTCTCGGGCGGCCCGTCGTCGGTGACCTGGGAAGACAGCCCGCGCGCGCCGCAGCTGCTGTTCGATTCGGGCCTTCCCCTGCTTGCCATCTGCTACGGCCAGCAGACGCTCCACCAGCAGCTTGGCGGCAAGGTCGTCACGTCCGACCAGAAGGAATTCGGCCGGGCCTTCATCGAGGTCGTCGCGCCCTCCGCCTTGTTCGACGGCCTCTGGCAGGTCGGCGAGAACCATCAGGTCTGGATGAGCCACGGCGACCGGGTTGAAAGCCTCGCCCCCGGCTTCTCGGTGGTCGCCCGCTCCGAAGGCGCGCCCTACGCCATCGCCACCAACGAAGCGGCGAAGCGCTACAGTCTGATGTTCCACCCCGAGGTCGTCCACACCCCCGACGGCGGCAAGCTCCTCGCCAATTTCGCGCGCCACATCTGCGGCTGCTCGGGCGAGTGGAGCATGGCCGCCTATCGCGAGCAGAAGATCGCCGACATCCGCGCGCAGGTCGGTTCGGGCCGGGTCATCTGCGGCCTGTCGGGCGGGGTCGATAGCGCGGTCGCCGCGGTACTCATCCACGAGGCGATCGGCGAGCAGCTGACCTGCGTCTTCGTCGACCACGGCCTGATGCGCGCCAACGAGGCCGAGCAGGTCGTTTCGCTATTCCGCGGCCACTACAACATCCCGCTGGTCCACGTTCAGGCCGAGGAGCTGTTCCTCTCTGGCCTCGCCGGGGTCAGCGACCCCGAGGCCAAGCGCAAGTTCATCGGCAAGACCTTCATCGAGGTGTTCGAGGAAGAAGCGAAGAAGATCGGCGGCGCCGACTTCCTCGCCCAGGGCACGCTCTATCCCGACGTGATCGAAAGCGTCAGCTTCACCGGCGGCCCCTCGGTCACGATCAAGAGCCACCACAATGTCGGCGGCCTGCCCGAGCGCATGAACATGAAGCTGGTCGAGCCGCTGCGCGAATTGTTCAAGGACGAGGTCCGCGCGCTCGGCGTCGAGCTCGGCCTGCCGCCCGCCTTCGTCGGCCGCCACCCCTTCCCGGGGCCGGGCCTTGCGATCCGCATCCCGGGCGAGGTCTCGAAGGAGAAGTGCGACATCCTACGCAAGGCCGATACCATCTACCTCGAGGAAATTCGCAATGCCGGGCTCTACGATGCCATCTGGCAGGCCTTTGCGGTGCTCCTCCCGGTCCGCACGGTCGGGGTGATGGGCGACGCGCGCACCTATGATTATGTCTGCGGCCTTCGCGCAGTGACCAGCGTCGATGGCATGACCGCCGACGTCTATCCCTTCAGCGCCGAATTCTTGAGCCGGGTCGCGACCCGCATCGTCAACGAGGTGCAGGGCATCAACCGGGTGGTCTACGACTATACGTCCAAGCCGCCGGGCACGATCGAGTGGGAATGA